The Epinephelus lanceolatus isolate andai-2023 chromosome 8, ASM4190304v1, whole genome shotgun sequence genome includes a window with the following:
- the fam3a gene encoding protein FAM3A, with protein sequence MRLTGPLRALAVLLLVGLTWLLANTLFGGESGSSVRHFFSGASEEPTPAETRPRRYKCGLSAPCPPKHLAFRLVSGAANVIGPKICLEDKMLVSSVKNNVGRGLNIALVNGVTGELLDTKNFDTWAGDISDLLKFLRPLHEGTLVFVASFDDAATKLNDESRRLFEELGSTAVKELAFRDSWVFVGAKGIENKSPFEQRMKNSKSSNKYEGWPESLEMDGCIPLRPPLEG encoded by the exons ATGAGATTAACAG GCCCTCTCAGAGCTTTGGCTGTGCTTCTGTTGGTGGGGCTCACCTGGCTGCTGGCAAATACCTTATTCGGAGGGGAGAGTGGGTCATCTGTGCGCCACTTCTTCAGCG GTGCAAGTGAGGAACCAACACCTG CTGAAACACGCCCCCGAAGGTATAAATGTGGACTTTCCGCTCCCTGTCCTCCAAAACATTTGGCTTTCCGCCTGGTGTCTGGTGCTGCCAATGTCATCGGGCCCAAAATCTGCCTGGAGGACAAGAT GTTAGTCAGCAGTGTGAAGAACAATGTTGGAAGAGGACTAAACATAGCTTTGGTGAACG GGGTGACAGGAGAGCTCTTGGACACTAAGAACTTTGATACATGGGCAGGAG ATATTTCTGACCTGTTGAAGTTTCTCCGGCCGCTCCATGAAGGAACACTTGTGTTTGTTGCTTCCTTTGATGATGCAGCTACAAA GTTGAACGACGAGTCTCGAAGGCTGTTCGAGGAGCTTGGGAGCACAGCAGTGAAGGAGCTGGCCTTTAGAGATAGCTGGGTGTTTGTGGGAGCCAAGGGCATCGAGAATAAGAGCCCGTTTGAGCAG CGTATGAAGAACAGTAAGAGCAGCAACAAGTATGAAGGCTGGCCTGAATCTCTGGAGATGGATGGGTGTATTCCTCTGCGGCCTCCCCTGGAGGGATAG